Genomic segment of Microbacterium sp. BH-3-3-3:
CGCCGTCGCGATGGTGCACTGCAACAACGGCGCGAGCGAACTGGCCGCCTGGGCGAACCTGTTCACCGCCTTCGCCGCCGCGGCGGGCACGCCGGTGACCCCGGATGCCACCTACGCGGCGCTCTTCGACGCCGCCCTGTCGGGAGAAGCCGACGCGGGCGGGCTGCTGGCGTACAACCACCTCGCCGGTGAGCCCATCGCGGGCCTCGCCGAGGGGCGACCGCTGGTGGTGCGCACGCCCGATAGCCGCCTGACGCTGCCGAACTTCATGCGCGCGCAGCTCTACGGCGTCTTCGGCACGCTGGCGCTCGGTATGGACGTGCTCCACGGCGAGGGCGTGCAGCTCGATCGCATGTATGCGCATGGCGGCATGTTCCGCACCGCGGGTGTCGCACAGCGCTTCCTCGCGGCGGCGCTCGATGCTCCCGTCGCCGTCGCCGAGACGGCATCCGAGGGCGGCGCGTGGGGCATCGCGGTGCTCGCGGCCTACGTGGTCGACGGCCAGGGCCGCGACCTCGACACGTACCTGCGCGAAGCGATCTTCGCCGACGCGCCGATCGTCACCGCCGAGCCCGACGCCTCCGACGTCGCCGGCTTCTCTACCTACCTCGACCGCTATCGCGCAGGCCTCGCCGTCGAGGCCGCCGCCGTGGCATCCCTCTGATCACCCGAAAAGGAACCGTCATGACCCGCACCCCCCTCAAGAACGACCTCGACGGCTACGAGGTCTGGTTCGTCACCGGTAGCCAGAACCTCTACGGCGAAGAGACGCTGAAGCAGGTCGCCGAACAGTCGCAGGCCGTCGTCGAGGGCCTGAACGGCCTGCCGGTGAAGGTCGTCTGGAAGCCCGTGCTCAAGGACTCCGACAGCATCCGCCGCATGGCGCTCGAGATCAACGGCCGCGACGACGTCATCGGCGTGATCGCGTGGATGCACACGTTCAGCCCCGCCAAGATGTGGATCTCGGGGCTCGATGCCCTGCAGAAGCCGCTGCTGCACCTGCACACGCAGGCGAACGTCGAGCTGCCGTGGAACGACATCGACTTCGACTTTATGAACCTCAACCAGGCCGCTCACGGCGACCGCGAGTTCGGGTACATCCAGACGCGTCTGGGAGTCGCGCGCAAGACGGTCGTCGGCCACGTGTCGAACCCCGTCGTGCGTCAGCAGATCGAAGATTGGGAGCGCGCAGCCGCCGGCTGGACCGCGTCGCGCACCCTCAAGCTCGCCCGCTTCGGTGACAACATGCGCTTCGTCGCCGTCACCGAGGGTGACAAGACCGAGGCCGAGCTGCGCTTCGGCGTGCAGGTCAACACCTGGGGCGTCAACGAACTCGTCGAGGCCGTCGAAAGCGCGTCGGATGCCGAGATCGACGCGCTCGTGCAGGAGTACGTCGACAGCTACGACGTCGCCGAAGAGCTGCTCCCCGGCGCCGCGCGTCACCAGTCGCTGCGTGATGGCGCCGCGATCGAGATGGGCCTGCGCTCGTTCCTCGAGGAGGGCGGCTTCGGCGCCTTCACCACGTCGTTCGAAGACCTCGGTGCGCTGAAGCAGCTCCCCGGTCTCGCGGTGCAGCGCCTCATGGCCGAGGGCTACGGCTTCGGCGCCGAGGGCGACTGGAAGACGGCGATCCTCGTGCGCGTCGCGAACGTGATGGGCGCCGGCCTCCCCGGCGGCGCGTCGCTCATGGAGGACTACACCTACGACCTCGTTCCCGGGGCCGAGCGCATCCTCGGTGCGCACATGCTCGAGGTCTCGCCCTCGCTCACCACGGCCAAGCCGCGCCTCGAGATCCATGAGCTGGGCATCGGCGGCAAGGACGACCCGGTGCGCCTGGTCTTCACCGCCGACCCCGGCCCCGCGCTCGTCGTCGCCCTCAGCGACATGCGCGATCGGTTCCGCCTGACCGCCAACGTCGTCGAGAACGTCGAGGCGCCCGACCTGCCGAAGCTCCCCGTCGGCCGCGCCGTGTGGAAGCCCGCGCCCGACTTCGCGACGTCGGCCTCGTGCTGGCTGGCCGCGGGTGCCGCGCACCACACCGTCATGACGACGGCGGTGGGCATCGAGGTGTTCCGCGACTTCGCCGAGATCGCCAAGACCGAGCTCGTCGTCATCGACGAGGACACCACGGTCCGCGGTTTCCAGAGTGAGCTGCGCTGGAATCAGGCGTACTACCGCCTGGCCCAGGGCCTGTAGGACCCGCCGTCCCGGGCGCCGTGAGGCCCCGGGATGGCGCGGCACGTGCGCCTTCCGTTCGCTCGGAATGCGCCCCGCTCGTCGACGCGCTGCTGTCGCCTCCACGAGCGAAATCGTGCCCCGGATTCGACGTGGCGGTGGGCTGCCTCGGATCCGGGGCACACTTCTTCTTCCGGTCTCGGCGGTCGGTGCCCACGCGTGCCGCCGTCCGTCTCGCGTCCGGCGTCGTGCGCTTCGGCGACACCGCGCTCGCCCACTTCCGCACGTAGACGCCCTGGCATCCCGTGCCGCGTGAAAGGGCGCTGCTCAGCGTGGAGCGAAGGACGACAGGGCTTCGCGATACGTGGCGGAGTCGTCGCGAACCTCGGTGGTGACGAGCAGCCCGGCCGGGCCGAGGGTGCGGACGTAAGAGCCGCGGCAGGGGATCACGACGACCCTGATGAGGCCTCTGCGCCACGCAGGGGCGAGGGCGACGACATCGCGCCTCTCCGGGAGATCGTCGAGCCGACGGGGGCGAGTCGTGCGCCAGGCCTCGAGAGAACGCTCCTCCGCGTCGCGGTACGACGGGTCGTGGAACACCTCGTGGCCGAACTCGTCGCTCCAGGACGGACCGGTGACTTCCGCGAGGAGAGTCGCGCGTTCATCGGCCGACAGGTCTTGGCGGAGGAGGCGATCCATGGCCGGGGTGTCGGTGGGCTGCCCCGCGTGCTCGAT
This window contains:
- the araA gene encoding L-arabinose isomerase, encoding MTRTPLKNDLDGYEVWFVTGSQNLYGEETLKQVAEQSQAVVEGLNGLPVKVVWKPVLKDSDSIRRMALEINGRDDVIGVIAWMHTFSPAKMWISGLDALQKPLLHLHTQANVELPWNDIDFDFMNLNQAAHGDREFGYIQTRLGVARKTVVGHVSNPVVRQQIEDWERAAAGWTASRTLKLARFGDNMRFVAVTEGDKTEAELRFGVQVNTWGVNELVEAVESASDAEIDALVQEYVDSYDVAEELLPGAARHQSLRDGAAIEMGLRSFLEEGGFGAFTTSFEDLGALKQLPGLAVQRLMAEGYGFGAEGDWKTAILVRVANVMGAGLPGGASLMEDYTYDLVPGAERILGAHMLEVSPSLTTAKPRLEIHELGIGGKDDPVRLVFTADPGPALVVALSDMRDRFRLTANVVENVEAPDLPKLPVGRAVWKPAPDFATSASCWLAAGAAHHTVMTTAVGIEVFRDFAEIAKTELVVIDEDTTVRGFQSELRWNQAYYRLAQGL